In Symmachiella dynata, the following are encoded in one genomic region:
- a CDS encoding ribonuclease D translates to MSDELIVKQEDFAELCDHIRQSGLVAFDTEFVSEYTFRPQLCLLQFATADRQVAVDPFKLEDLTPWWDLMTDEETTIVVHGGREEVRFCVNLAGKRPQKLIDVQIAQGLIGLSFPLGHTALLNRVLGVEVYGKETRTDWRRRPLSDKQVHYAIEDVRHLLDVWRTQQATLEKRGRSSWAVDEFERMIDEIDAERTRENWRRLSGVNSLRSRDLAVARELYEWRSNEAEKRDRPARKILRDDLLIDVAKRQPQTVNDLLATRDMNRGPFYRDMAPAILEAIARGRDLPKAQWPKQIRKEKERDEQILGKLLSIALANRCAEQDVSMQLVGTTSDLKQLVRWHVYDKENGTVPRIAQGWRAEVCGDLLTDLLDGKITMRVGDLQSNHPIVFDEPD, encoded by the coding sequence ATGTCAGATGAGTTAATCGTCAAGCAAGAGGATTTTGCTGAACTCTGCGACCATATTCGCCAATCGGGCCTCGTGGCGTTTGATACAGAATTCGTCTCGGAATACACGTTCCGGCCACAACTCTGCTTGCTGCAATTCGCCACGGCGGATCGTCAGGTCGCGGTCGATCCGTTTAAGCTCGAAGACCTCACCCCCTGGTGGGATTTGATGACCGATGAGGAAACGACCATCGTTGTCCACGGCGGTCGCGAAGAGGTCCGTTTCTGCGTCAATCTGGCCGGCAAGCGACCCCAAAAGCTAATTGATGTGCAAATCGCGCAGGGATTGATCGGACTGAGCTTTCCGCTGGGCCATACCGCTTTACTCAACCGCGTCTTAGGTGTCGAAGTTTATGGCAAGGAGACACGCACCGATTGGCGCCGTCGTCCGCTATCCGATAAACAAGTGCACTACGCCATTGAGGACGTGCGGCACTTGCTGGATGTCTGGCGAACACAACAAGCCACACTCGAAAAACGGGGACGGAGTAGCTGGGCGGTTGACGAGTTTGAACGCATGATCGATGAAATCGACGCCGAGCGGACTCGGGAAAACTGGCGGCGATTGTCGGGCGTCAATTCGCTCCGTTCCCGCGATTTGGCCGTCGCCCGCGAATTGTACGAATGGCGCAGCAACGAGGCTGAGAAACGGGACCGTCCGGCTCGGAAAATCCTTCGTGACGACCTATTGATCGATGTCGCCAAACGGCAACCACAAACGGTCAATGACCTGCTGGCGACGCGGGACATGAACCGCGGCCCGTTTTACCGGGACATGGCGCCGGCCATCCTCGAAGCGATCGCACGCGGACGCGATCTTCCCAAAGCCCAGTGGCCCAAACAAATCCGCAAGGAAAAGGAACGGGACGAACAGATCTTGGGCAAACTGCTGTCCATCGCGTTGGCCAATCGCTGCGCGGAACAAGACGTCTCCATGCAACTGGTCGGCACGACCTCAGATCTCAAGCAATTGGTCCGCTGGCATGTTTACGACAAGGAAAACGGCACCGTCCCCCGCATCGCCCAAGGCTGGCGCGCCGAAGTCTGCGGCGACCTGCTAACCGACCTCCTAGACGGCAAGATCACCATGCGCGTCGGCGACCTGCAATCCAACCACCCAATCGTATTCGACGAACCCGATTGA
- a CDS encoding SMI1/KNR4 family protein: MSLEHLKTKVQDSGINIRPPLSIEEVREFEAQAGISLPVDYVEFITTIANGGFSPCRLSPLADWHYRYDIKRPQPEICLTQPCIITPDAVQHGDKWIDVQNVDRYEERWDNHEWDPLVGTICVAELGCGWVYSLIINGPFVGRIFAYGGGAFLPPQFVEERTFTDWIESSVDKIVDGKHLSFLDGKV, from the coding sequence ATGTCGCTCGAACACCTCAAAACAAAAGTCCAAGACTCTGGCATTAATATACGACCCCCGCTCTCGATAGAAGAAGTCCGTGAGTTCGAAGCTCAAGCGGGGATTTCGTTGCCGGTGGATTATGTCGAATTTATTACGACGATTGCAAATGGCGGTTTTAGCCCATGTCGACTCAGCCCGTTGGCTGATTGGCACTATCGTTACGACATTAAACGGCCGCAACCGGAGATCTGTTTGACTCAACCCTGCATCATCACCCCTGATGCCGTGCAACATGGTGATAAATGGATCGACGTACAAAATGTCGATCGTTACGAAGAGCGATGGGACAACCATGAATGGGACCCACTGGTCGGCACAATCTGCGTCGCCGAACTCGGCTGCGGCTGGGTCTATTCGCTCATTATCAACGGCCCATTTGTCGGTCGCATTTTTGCATACGGTGGCGGTGCGTTTCTTCCCCCACAATTCGTTGAAGAACGGACCTTCACTGACTGGATCGAATCCAGTGTGGATAAGATTGTTGACGGTAAACACCTTTCCTTTCTTGATGGCAAGGTGTGA
- a CDS encoding HisA/HisF-related TIM barrel protein, with protein sequence MQIIPVLDILDGNVVRGVAGRRDEYQPVESVLAAGANPLDIARGYRDALGLKRLYLADLDAIMHGRPNRKLWKKLVDDGFEILVDAGVKTIADAQQVYASGATAAIVALETSPSRELLAELCTQYGPPRVIFSLDLKQGRPLGTLDQWQNPAPFDLAVEAVSLGVEQMIVLDLAWVGTGEGLATEELCRRLLERFTQLQVITGGGIRGPGDLPVVQATGVHGLLLASALHSGRIDRAALDAWRA encoded by the coding sequence ATGCAAATCATTCCAGTGCTCGACATATTAGATGGCAACGTGGTTCGCGGTGTGGCGGGGCGGCGTGATGAGTATCAACCGGTGGAGAGTGTGTTGGCTGCCGGCGCAAATCCTCTGGATATCGCACGCGGGTACCGCGACGCGTTGGGGTTAAAGCGACTGTATCTGGCTGACCTGGACGCCATCATGCACGGACGTCCTAATCGCAAACTCTGGAAAAAATTGGTGGATGATGGATTTGAAATCCTGGTGGATGCGGGGGTGAAAACGATCGCCGATGCGCAACAGGTGTATGCCAGTGGAGCGACGGCTGCGATTGTGGCGTTGGAGACATCGCCCTCGCGCGAATTGCTGGCTGAACTTTGCACGCAATACGGTCCGCCGCGGGTGATTTTCAGCCTGGACCTCAAACAGGGGCGTCCGCTGGGAACGTTGGATCAATGGCAAAACCCAGCGCCATTTGACTTGGCTGTCGAAGCTGTCAGTTTGGGGGTCGAGCAAATGATCGTGCTCGATTTGGCATGGGTCGGAACGGGGGAGGGCTTGGCGACGGAGGAGTTGTGTCGACGGTTGTTGGAGCGGTTCACCCAACTGCAGGTGATCACCGGCGGCGGGATCCGTGGTCCGGGTGATTTACCGGTGGTTCAAGCGACCGGAGTGCATGGATTGTTGCTGGCCTCGGCGCTACATAGCGGGCGGATTGATCGCGCCGCGCTCGATGCCTGGCGCGCGTAG